A genomic window from bacterium includes:
- the lpxK gene encoding tetraacyldisaccharide 4'-kinase, with the protein MPKPVTRLLSAPWGGLMALRRRLYHQGLLPAAEAGLPVVSVGNISLGGTGKSPLIRHLARSILQGAPHELAAHLPELPPPVAILSRGYGRRSRGWRLVSQGEGPLPGMDVDEAGDEPLMLARQVPTAWVAVCEDRRAGARRLRELGAGCLLLDDGFQHLALRRDRDLLLWDCAVDPAREAVLPFGRLRESPAAALDAHLLLLGRPSRPLVEERLAWFAELFRRAGRPLPPLFVMESSPGRLSHPESGVVVPAGGVGRHGIFCGIAAPERFLAQTVRLLGPPAWSRCLGDHHRWSEGDLAGLRRAVADHHLRHLVTTWKDAVRLPAGHGLPVLAADLDLRIRAGHDYLARHD; encoded by the coding sequence ATGCCTAAGCCGGTGACACGCCTGCTCTCCGCGCCCTGGGGCGGTCTCATGGCCCTGCGGCGGCGCCTTTACCATCAGGGCCTGTTGCCCGCCGCCGAGGCGGGCCTGCCCGTGGTGTCGGTGGGAAACATCAGCCTGGGGGGCACGGGCAAGAGTCCGCTCATCCGCCACCTGGCCCGGTCCATTCTGCAGGGCGCCCCCCACGAGCTGGCGGCGCACCTGCCGGAGCTGCCGCCGCCCGTCGCCATCCTCTCCCGCGGCTACGGACGGCGCAGCCGCGGTTGGCGGCTGGTCAGCCAGGGGGAAGGTCCGCTGCCGGGGATGGATGTGGACGAGGCGGGAGACGAGCCCCTCATGCTGGCCCGCCAGGTGCCGACCGCCTGGGTGGCCGTCTGCGAGGATCGCCGGGCCGGGGCGCGCCGCCTGCGGGAGCTGGGCGCGGGCTGCCTTCTGCTCGACGACGGATTCCAGCACCTGGCCTTGCGGCGGGATCGCGACCTGTTGCTCTGGGACTGCGCGGTGGATCCCGCCCGCGAGGCCGTGCTGCCCTTCGGCCGCCTGCGCGAATCCCCCGCCGCCGCTCTGGACGCCCATCTGCTGCTGCTCGGACGACCCTCCCGGCCGCTGGTCGAGGAGCGCCTCGCCTGGTTCGCGGAACTCTTCCGCCGCGCCGGCCGGCCCCTGCCCCCGCTCTTCGTGATGGAATCCTCCCCGGGCCGCCTCAGCCATCCTGAGAGCGGCGTCGTGGTGCCGGCGGGCGGCGTGGGACGCCATGGCATTTTCTGCGGCATCGCGGCCCCGGAACGCTTCCTGGCCCAGACGGTGCGCCTGCTGGGGCCGCCGGCCTGGAGCCGCTGCCTGGGCGACCACCACCGCTGGTCGGAAGGGGACCTCGCCGGGCTGCGGCGCGCCGTGGCCGATCATCACCTGCGCCATCTGGTCACCACCTGGAAGGACGCCGTGCGCCTGCCCGCCGGGCATGGCCTGCCCGTCCTTGCCGCCGACCTGGACCTGCGCATTCGTGCCGGGCACGACTATCTTGCCCGCCATGACTGA